One genomic region from Rothia dentocariosa ATCC 17931 encodes:
- a CDS encoding gluconeogenesis factor YvcK family protein encodes MVRIGHSPDLPVGSDTQGIPKLPALPTQALRLLKSTHRVTKVTALGGGHGLYGSLSALRHVTTDLTAIVTVADDGGSSGRLRKEMGVLPPGDLRMALSALCDDTDWGRTWRDVMQHRFSAPEGYNDEFPLEYHALGNLLITTLWQLLEDPVAGLDWAGALLNARGRVLPMALDPMVIYGTVLREHAGGGIERVRISGQVNLSKEKQVHDIGLTPKDARPCPEALTAIEESDWVILGPGSWRTSVLPHLLLEAQRDAICRTEAMRCVVMNLSDDEETAGFTPAAHLALLKRYAPSLRLDAVIADDETPKSVRSELERESESMGARVMWAPVRASAENNVHNPLKLAAAYHELFSFKF; translated from the coding sequence ATGGTACGCATCGGTCATTCACCTGACCTGCCTGTCGGCTCTGACACCCAGGGAATCCCGAAACTACCCGCGTTACCAACTCAGGCTTTACGGCTTCTTAAAAGTACTCACCGCGTTACCAAAGTAACAGCTTTGGGGGGTGGGCATGGACTTTACGGTTCGCTGTCCGCGCTTCGGCATGTCACAACAGATCTAACGGCTATAGTAACGGTTGCCGATGACGGGGGCTCATCGGGCCGCTTGCGTAAAGAGATGGGCGTACTTCCTCCAGGAGATCTGCGTATGGCTCTCTCGGCCCTTTGCGATGATACCGATTGGGGGCGAACGTGGCGAGACGTTATGCAGCATCGTTTTAGCGCGCCCGAGGGGTATAATGATGAGTTTCCTCTTGAATATCACGCCCTTGGAAACCTGCTTATTACGACGCTCTGGCAGCTTCTTGAAGACCCCGTTGCCGGGCTTGACTGGGCGGGAGCTCTGCTCAATGCCCGTGGTCGGGTGCTTCCTATGGCATTGGATCCTATGGTGATTTATGGTACGGTGCTACGGGAACATGCTGGCGGTGGCATCGAACGGGTGCGTATTAGCGGGCAGGTTAACCTCTCAAAAGAAAAGCAAGTGCACGATATTGGGCTTACTCCCAAAGACGCGCGCCCATGTCCGGAAGCGCTAACCGCTATTGAGGAATCCGATTGGGTAATCTTAGGTCCCGGGTCGTGGCGCACCTCCGTTTTGCCGCACTTGCTGTTAGAAGCACAGCGCGATGCTATCTGCCGTACAGAAGCTATGCGCTGTGTGGTTATGAATCTTTCGGATGACGAAGAAACCGCTGGATTCACCCCAGCCGCACATTTAGCACTCTTGAAACGATACGCCCCGAGTCTTCGATTGGACGCGGTCATTGCTGATGACGAAACACCCAAGTCTGTACGTAGCGAACTGGAACGAGAATCAGAATCTATGGGAGCGCGTGTGATGTGGGCACCCGTACGAGCATCAGCTGAAAACAATGTACATAATCCTCTGAAACTTGCAGCGGCGTACCACGAACTATTTTCGTTCAAGTTTTAG
- the whiA gene encoding DNA-binding protein WhiA, whose protein sequence is MALTALVKDELARYETSKASVRKAEISTILRFTGGLHIVSGRIVVEAEVDSEQTALRMQQTIAEIYGHEAEITSVSGGGLRRGGRYIVRVDAGGEALARQTGLLDLRGRPVRGLPPAVVNGSVQDAEAVMRGAFLAHGSLTEPGRSSAIEFTCPGPEAALALVGAARRLEIIAKAREVRGVDRVVVRDGETIARLLERMGAQDALKAWREQRTRKEVRATANRLANFDDANLRRSAQAAVAAGARVERALEILGDDVPDHLRYAGELRAMNKQASLDELGRMADPPLTKDAIAGRIRRLLVMADKRAKELGIPGTELPKSS, encoded by the coding sequence ATGGCTCTTACCGCGCTCGTTAAGGATGAGCTGGCCAGATACGAAACGAGCAAAGCATCAGTACGTAAGGCGGAAATTTCGACTATTCTGCGCTTTACTGGTGGTTTGCACATCGTTTCTGGGCGGATTGTTGTTGAGGCAGAAGTTGATTCCGAACAGACCGCGTTACGCATGCAGCAAACCATTGCTGAAATATACGGGCATGAGGCTGAGATAACTAGCGTCAGCGGTGGCGGTTTACGCCGCGGCGGGCGTTATATAGTGCGTGTTGACGCCGGGGGAGAAGCACTTGCTCGACAAACCGGTCTTTTAGATTTGCGCGGCCGCCCGGTGCGGGGGCTGCCGCCTGCTGTTGTCAATGGCTCCGTTCAGGACGCCGAAGCGGTCATGCGTGGTGCTTTCTTGGCACATGGATCGCTCACAGAACCTGGTCGCTCATCAGCAATCGAATTTACATGCCCGGGGCCGGAAGCAGCGCTTGCTCTTGTGGGAGCGGCCCGGCGTTTGGAAATTATTGCTAAAGCGCGTGAGGTTCGTGGAGTGGATCGTGTTGTGGTTCGCGATGGCGAGACTATAGCCCGGCTTTTGGAGCGTATGGGGGCTCAGGACGCCCTTAAAGCGTGGCGCGAGCAGCGTACCCGTAAGGAAGTTCGGGCGACCGCGAACCGTCTGGCAAACTTTGATGATGCAAACCTGCGTCGTTCTGCTCAGGCAGCTGTGGCCGCGGGTGCCCGTGTAGAACGTGCTTTGGAGATCCTGGGAGACGATGTTCCAGATCATCTGCGCTATGCGGGCGAACTGCGTGCCATGAATAAGCAAGCCTCTTTGGACGAGCTGGGACGTATGGCAGATCCTCCTCTGACGAAGGATGCGATCGCTGGACGTATTCGTCGTTTGCTAGTCATGGCCGATAAACGTGCAAAAGAATTGGGGATTCCTGGAACTGAACTCCCGAAGTCTTCATAA
- the gap gene encoding type I glyceraldehyde-3-phosphate dehydrogenase, with product MTVRVAINGFGRIGRTFFRAARAEAEGFEIVAINDLTDPKTLANLLKYDSIMGRLGADVEVKDDALVVDGKEIKILAERNPADLPWKDLGVDVVLESTGFFTEGSKAQAHIDAGAKKVIISAPGKNIDGTFVMGVNDEQYDPQNHHIVSNASCTTNCLAPLAKVLNDSFGIEKGLMTTIHAYTADQRLQDAPHSDLRRARAAAVNMVPTSTGAAAAVGLVLPELKGKLDGFAVRVPTITGSITDLTFTASREVTKEEVNAALKAAAEGPMKGIIKYSEDPIVSKDIEGEGISTIFDAPLTKVIGDQVKVIAWYDNEYGYVSRLVMFTNKVVASL from the coding sequence GTGACTGTACGCGTAGCTATTAATGGTTTTGGTCGCATCGGCCGCACTTTCTTCCGCGCCGCACGCGCTGAGGCTGAGGGCTTTGAGATCGTAGCAATCAATGATCTTACCGACCCGAAGACTCTTGCCAACTTACTTAAGTATGATTCCATTATGGGTCGTCTGGGGGCCGACGTAGAGGTCAAGGACGATGCATTGGTTGTTGACGGTAAAGAGATCAAGATTCTTGCTGAGCGCAATCCTGCAGATCTTCCCTGGAAGGACCTCGGCGTAGATGTCGTGCTTGAGTCTACCGGTTTCTTCACCGAAGGTTCAAAAGCACAGGCGCACATTGATGCCGGCGCTAAGAAGGTTATTATTTCTGCACCCGGCAAGAACATTGACGGTACCTTCGTGATGGGCGTGAACGACGAGCAGTACGATCCGCAGAACCACCACATTGTCTCCAATGCATCCTGCACTACCAACTGCCTGGCTCCTTTGGCAAAGGTTCTCAACGATTCCTTTGGTATTGAAAAGGGTCTGATGACTACTATCCACGCATACACTGCTGACCAGCGTCTGCAGGATGCTCCCCACTCCGACCTACGCCGTGCACGTGCAGCAGCTGTCAACATGGTTCCCACCTCCACCGGTGCGGCAGCAGCAGTTGGCCTCGTGCTTCCCGAGCTCAAGGGTAAACTGGACGGTTTCGCAGTTCGCGTTCCTACCATTACCGGCTCCATTACCGACCTTACCTTCACCGCATCCCGCGAGGTTACTAAGGAAGAAGTTAATGCGGCTCTGAAGGCTGCAGCCGAGGGTCCGATGAAGGGCATCATCAAGTACAGCGAGGATCCCATCGTATCGAAGGACATTGAGGGCGAAGGAATCTCCACTATCTTCGATGCGCCGCTGACCAAGGTTATTGGCGACCAAGTGAAGGTTATCGCTTGGTACGACAACGAGTATGGTTATGTATCCCGCTTGGTAATGTTCACCAACAAGGTTGTGGCTTCTCTCTAA
- a CDS encoding phosphoglycerate kinase translates to MAKALAELLDEGVTGRYVLVRSDLNVPLKDGVVTDDGRVRASLPVIEKLAKAGARVIVTAHLGRPKGQVDPQYSIAPAAARLAELASVPVKVATDLVGEDAKAKAADLKDGEVLVLENVRYDARETSKDDAERGAFADELVALTGKNGAYVDDAFGAVHRKHASVYDVAKRLPAYLGDLVKKEVDVLSKALNNPERPFVVVMGGAKVSDKLAVIDNLIGKADSILIGGGMGYTFAYAQGYEVGNSLLEKDQVETVKRYLEEAPKKGTEIVTAVDVVWADDFSAEANTEIRPVEDLTGGKLGAEAEGLDIGPKTRELFAEKIKNAKTIFWNGPVGVFELAPFAGGTKAVAEAIVESDAFSIIGGGDSASAVRNLGFADEQFGHISTGGGASLEYIEGKTLPGLDALGA, encoded by the coding sequence ATGGCTAAGGCACTTGCAGAGCTGCTTGATGAAGGCGTAACGGGGCGTTACGTGCTGGTTCGTTCCGATCTTAACGTTCCCCTAAAAGACGGCGTGGTAACCGATGACGGTCGTGTGCGCGCATCCCTGCCTGTTATTGAAAAATTGGCTAAAGCTGGTGCTCGCGTTATTGTAACCGCGCATCTTGGGCGCCCCAAGGGTCAGGTAGATCCCCAGTATTCGATTGCTCCCGCAGCTGCACGCCTTGCCGAGCTTGCATCCGTTCCTGTAAAGGTAGCGACAGATCTTGTGGGTGAGGACGCAAAGGCGAAGGCTGCGGATCTCAAAGACGGTGAAGTCCTTGTTCTTGAGAACGTGCGTTACGATGCGCGTGAAACTTCTAAGGACGATGCAGAGCGTGGTGCATTTGCAGATGAGCTCGTTGCTCTCACCGGTAAAAATGGCGCATATGTGGATGACGCATTCGGTGCTGTTCACCGCAAGCATGCGTCAGTCTACGATGTGGCAAAGCGTCTTCCCGCGTACCTTGGCGACCTTGTTAAGAAGGAAGTTGATGTTCTCTCAAAGGCTCTCAATAATCCTGAGCGCCCCTTTGTTGTCGTCATGGGCGGTGCGAAGGTCTCTGATAAGCTCGCCGTGATCGACAACCTGATTGGCAAGGCAGACTCCATTCTTATTGGTGGCGGCATGGGATATACTTTCGCCTATGCGCAGGGTTACGAGGTCGGTAATTCCCTGCTTGAAAAAGACCAGGTTGAGACTGTAAAGCGTTATCTAGAAGAAGCTCCCAAGAAGGGAACTGAAATCGTGACCGCTGTTGATGTCGTCTGGGCTGATGACTTCTCGGCAGAGGCTAACACTGAGATTCGACCCGTCGAAGATCTCACCGGCGGTAAACTCGGCGCCGAAGCAGAAGGTCTGGATATTGGGCCGAAGACTCGTGAGCTTTTCGCAGAAAAAATTAAGAATGCGAAGACTATTTTCTGGAACGGCCCGGTAGGCGTTTTTGAACTTGCTCCCTTTGCCGGTGGTACGAAGGCCGTTGCGGAGGCAATTGTTGAGTCTGATGCATTCTCCATCATTGGTGGTGGCGACTCTGCATCGGCTGTGCGCAACCTTGGCTTTGCTGACGAACAGTTCGGACACATCTCTACGGGTGGCGGTGCATCGCTCGAATACATTGAGGGTAAGACCCTGCCAGGTTTGGACGCTCTAGGCGCATAA